From a single Apium graveolens cultivar Ventura chromosome 2, ASM990537v1, whole genome shotgun sequence genomic region:
- the LOC141706839 gene encoding thioredoxin-like 4, chloroplastic produces the protein MHKLGILSQKVTSSLWKDVGSSHSGLLSTTHKPILERNVAESTNIKARGPSITRPASLQLIKINHFHQPAVQCMIGGNPEELSDEDDELCPVNCVREFKNDSEFLKILEKAKETKSLVVVDFYRTACGSCKYIEQGFTKLCKGSGVEENGVIFLKHNVIDEYDEQSEVAERLRIKAVPLFHFYKDGILLEAFPTRDKERIIAAITKYTAPATQDL, from the exons ATGCACAAGCTGGGTATTCTATCTCAGAAGGTCACTAGCAGTTTGTGGAAGGATGTGGGAAGTTCTCATTCTGGACTTCTATCCACAACCCACAAACCAATTTTAGAGCGAAATGTTGCAGAGTCTACCAATATAAAGGCCAGAGGTCCATCTATTACTCGGCCTGCTAGCCTGCAGTTGATAAAAATAAACCACTTCCACCAACCTGCAGTCCAATGCATGATTGGTGGGAATCCAGAAGAGCTATCAGACGAAGATGATGAGCTATGCCCTGTTAATTGTGTCAGAGAATTTAAGAATGACAGTGAATTCCTTAAAATACTAGAGAAGGCCAAGGAAACCAAATCTTTGGTGGTTGTAGATTTTTACCGCACTGCATGTGGTAGCTGCAAATATATCGAGCAGGGGTTTACAAAGTTATGCAAGGGATCTGGGGTTGAGGAAAATGGAGTAATATTCTTAAAGCACAAT GTAATTGATGAGTATGATGAACAATCTGAGGTTGCTGAACGGCTGCGAATCAAG GCGGTTCCCCTCTTTCATTTTTACAAAGATGGAATTCTGTTAGAAGCTTTTCCAACAAGAGACAAAGAAAGAATTATTGCAGCCATAACTAAATACACTGCTCCTGCTACTCAAGATTTATAA